One Halarcobacter ebronensis genomic window carries:
- the murA gene encoding UDP-N-acetylglucosamine 1-carboxyvinyltransferase translates to MEYLKITGGQKLNGEVTISGAKNAALPLIAATILAKNEVSICNLPDVVDINTLLKLLDKLGGKFTKCEDCIKIDTSKLNNTTATYDIVKTMRASILVLGPILARFGHCEVSLPGGCAIGQRPVDLHLKALEAMGAQININHGYIEATAPNGLKGTKIVFDKVTVGGTENTVMAAALAQGVTTIINAAKEPEVQQLCEVINNSGVKIEGIGTSTLVIHGSNKELLHMKDFDVIPDRIEAGTYMCAAAITNSKLKICKVLPVHLEAVIAKLEEMSFEIIQDENSVTVMPTEEIKPVNIITSEYPGFPTDMQAQFMALATQANGTSTIDERLFENRFMHVSELLRLGADIHLNGNIATINGTKGQLNGTDVMATDLRASSALVLSALVAKGETSIHRIYHLDRGYEDLEGKLNKIGANVARYKE, encoded by the coding sequence ATGGAATATTTAAAGATTACTGGTGGACAAAAATTAAATGGTGAGGTTACAATCTCAGGTGCAAAAAATGCTGCACTACCTCTAATAGCTGCTACAATTTTAGCAAAAAATGAAGTTTCAATCTGTAATTTACCAGATGTTGTTGATATAAATACTCTTTTAAAACTTCTTGATAAACTTGGTGGAAAATTTACAAAATGTGAAGACTGTATCAAAATTGATACTTCAAAATTGAATAATACTACTGCAACTTACGATATTGTAAAGACAATGAGAGCTTCAATTTTAGTTTTGGGTCCAATTTTAGCAAGATTTGGTCATTGTGAAGTTTCACTTCCAGGAGGGTGTGCTATTGGTCAAAGACCCGTAGATTTGCACCTTAAAGCCCTTGAAGCAATGGGAGCACAAATAAATATAAATCATGGATATATAGAAGCAACAGCTCCAAATGGTCTCAAAGGAACAAAAATTGTATTCGACAAAGTTACTGTTGGGGGAACTGAGAATACTGTAATGGCTGCTGCATTAGCACAAGGTGTTACTACAATTATCAATGCAGCAAAAGAACCAGAAGTTCAACAATTATGTGAAGTAATTAATAACTCTGGAGTAAAAATAGAGGGAATTGGAACATCTACACTTGTAATTCATGGCTCAAACAAAGAACTTTTGCATATGAAAGATTTTGATGTTATTCCAGATAGAATTGAAGCGGGAACATATATGTGTGCTGCTGCTATTACAAACTCAAAACTAAAAATTTGTAAAGTTTTACCTGTGCATTTAGAAGCTGTAATTGCAAAACTTGAAGAGATGAGTTTTGAGATAATACAAGATGAAAACTCTGTTACAGTTATGCCAACAGAAGAGATAAAACCTGTAAATATAATTACAAGTGAATATCCAGGATTTCCAACTGATATGCAAGCACAGTTTATGGCACTTGCAACTCAAGCAAATGGAACAAGTACAATAGATGAAAGACTATTTGAAAATAGATTTATGCATGTAAGTGAGCTTCTAAGACTTGGAGCAGACATACATCTAAATGGAAATATTGCAACAATAAATGGAACAAAAGGTCAACTAAATGGTACAGATGTAATGGCTACAGATTTAAGAGCTTCATCGGCATTAGTTTTATCTGCACTTGTTGCAAAAGGTGAAACTTCTATTCATAGAATTTATCATTTAGATAGAGGGTATGAAGATTTAGAAGGGAAATTAAATAAAATTGGTGCCAATGTGGCAAGATATAAAGAGTAG
- a CDS encoding DUF5644 domain-containing protein yields MKLEISLFRFDYKSDYLPYYTKNFIKIKNEKTLQEILNTINDEAPFEYRNTDHFLLVVNGYYTTTATTISDLVEDFGTDLTIEPISIRRAHTDLCINDADFQERLKVLAEFIDEEDIKKYNEYKIYFYASNTINYEYDYIGDAILLLAYDLIQKDNSKEKDILEALKEYECGAQFHTNLKNRVFNFDNEVENKIETIREKLKLIKPIKEQNLFLDKKNSIDFGTFEDDYKIKHNFEDFNLAYFSGLEKDVQTLQLLESLNAKIIDTPSMHTDLALQTFHVNSDFSIKLASTVMLDAFDNSADLLVVDCENLFYLFDSNRKAMQKVSGREIILPVIHKNELQKLVSGEHEAVKPQLKKHVIDPEII; encoded by the coding sequence ATGAAATTAGAAATATCACTTTTTAGATTTGATTATAAGTCAGATTATTTACCATACTATACAAAAAACTTCATCAAAATAAAAAATGAAAAGACTCTGCAAGAGATTTTAAATACGATTAATGATGAAGCTCCTTTTGAGTATAGAAATACTGACCACTTTTTATTGGTAGTAAATGGATATTATACTACAACAGCAACTACAATCTCAGATTTAGTAGAAGATTTTGGTACAGATTTAACTATTGAACCAATCTCAATTAGAAGAGCTCATACTGATCTTTGCATAAATGATGCAGATTTTCAAGAGAGATTAAAAGTGTTAGCAGAGTTTATTGATGAAGAGGATATCAAAAAATATAATGAGTATAAAATATATTTCTATGCATCAAATACAATCAACTATGAGTATGATTATATTGGTGACGCAATACTACTTTTAGCATATGATTTAATCCAAAAAGATAACTCTAAAGAGAAAGATATTTTAGAAGCACTAAAAGAGTATGAGTGTGGAGCACAATTTCATACAAACCTAAAAAATAGAGTTTTCAATTTTGATAATGAAGTAGAGAATAAAATAGAAACAATTAGAGAAAAGCTTAAACTAATAAAACCTATAAAAGAACAAAATCTATTTTTAGACAAAAAAAATAGTATAGATTTTGGAACTTTTGAAGATGATTATAAAATTAAACACAACTTTGAAGATTTTAATCTTGCATACTTTTCTGGACTTGAAAAAGATGTTCAAACACTTCAACTTTTAGAGAGTCTAAATGCAAAAATCATAGATACTCCATCTATGCACACAGATTTAGCTCTACAAACTTTTCATGTAAACTCTGATTTTTCTATAAAATTGGCTTCAACGGTAATGTTAGATGCTTTTGATAATAGTGCAGATCTATTAGTTGTAGATTGTGAAAATCTTTTTTATCTATTTGATTCAAATAGAAAAGCAATGCAAAAAGTATCTGGAAGAGAGATAATTCTTCCTGTAATACATAAAAATGAACTTCAAAAACTTGTTTCTGGTGAACATGAAGCTGTAAAACCTCAACTTAAGAAGCATGTTATTGATCCAGAAATAATCTAA
- a CDS encoding HNH endonuclease codes for MVLDVDFIIASLLVILTLIPLYIYRKEIYKKFSRSGNTETFIKDVKVYLQQNYPKIQFDFSVLNKHQNEKDVKLRELMIVEELARQFAYFEYELHTQKDTSKDMHWSGYEQNSILQKDNKLPPDWAQRKSVAWKRDNGKCNRCGTQISLPDANALFAKQMRDGGGFNLENIVILCNDCSKIIKSSNLEKTIKDLPLLDKLIKKVDNF; via the coding sequence ATGGTATTAGATGTCGATTTTATAATAGCAAGTCTACTTGTAATATTGACTCTAATTCCACTTTATATCTATAGAAAAGAGATTTACAAAAAATTTTCTAGAAGTGGTAATACAGAAACTTTTATCAAAGATGTAAAAGTTTATCTTCAACAAAACTACCCAAAAATCCAATTTGATTTTTCTGTTTTAAATAAACATCAAAATGAAAAAGATGTTAAACTAAGAGAACTAATGATTGTTGAAGAACTAGCTAGACAGTTTGCATATTTTGAATATGAACTTCATACACAAAAAGATACATCAAAAGATATGCATTGGAGTGGTTATGAGCAAAACTCAATACTTCAAAAAGATAATAAACTTCCTCCTGATTGGGCACAAAGAAAAAGTGTAGCTTGGAAAAGAGATAATGGTAAATGCAATAGATGTGGAACTCAAATTTCACTTCCTGATGCAAATGCCCTTTTTGCAAAACAGATGAGAGATGGTGGAGGATTTAACCTTGAAAATATTGTTATTCTTTGTAATGATTGTAGTAAAATTATCAAATCATCAAATCTTGAAAAAACAATAAAAGATCTTCCTTTATTAGATAAGCTTATTAAAAAAGTTGATAACTTTTAA
- a CDS encoding type II secretion system protein GspD, with amino-acid sequence MKHLLFFLLFVTFSFCNDYIDVNIKGLTINELIIITSKVIGKNILTTQKIDASVNFVSNKPIKKSELLDILKISLKSNGYELIKENDILKVVKNENTRVKKIDKIQNRITKNSNRVKELIFLSNVEAKNLQTVLENIVLKKEDKEACKIAIDEELNVVILSGKEDEVKELKELVKKMDKQREQIYVKAKIVELDDNMVEEIGLQYGILGGKSYSGGIYTFSNSLNSGDAIAINTQAIGLEIPNVTSTIALGATLNLLNRTYALDIISEPSLLCINNKESQIYVGETISLQTGTTVTDGGNQTITYEREDIGLTLKVKPRVFKEKKVVLKIDTLVESIKNRVSINANPDTTKKQIITEAILNNGESVIIGGLTEKRNEKSVEKVPLLGEVPLIGELFKNRATTLNSKNLIIIITPYIIPSNKDLTYVREELAKLKSLEDKFLEESLKRLKDKQKKENRVEDSSTKQKYSKEVKEYFGI; translated from the coding sequence ATGAAACATTTACTCTTTTTTCTTCTTTTTGTCACTTTCTCTTTTTGCAATGATTATATAGATGTAAATATCAAAGGTTTAACAATAAATGAACTTATTATAATTACATCAAAAGTAATTGGCAAAAATATACTTACAACACAAAAAATTGATGCTTCTGTTAATTTTGTATCTAATAAACCAATAAAGAAGAGTGAACTTTTAGATATTTTGAAAATAAGTTTAAAATCAAATGGATATGAACTTATAAAGGAAAATGATATTTTAAAAGTAGTAAAAAATGAAAATACTAGAGTAAAAAAGATTGATAAAATTCAAAATAGAATAACTAAAAATTCAAACAGAGTTAAGGAGTTAATCTTTCTTTCAAATGTGGAAGCAAAAAATCTGCAAACAGTTTTAGAAAATATAGTTTTGAAAAAAGAGGATAAAGAGGCTTGTAAAATTGCAATTGATGAGGAGTTAAATGTTGTTATTTTAAGTGGAAAAGAGGATGAGGTTAAAGAGTTAAAAGAGTTAGTTAAAAAGATGGATAAGCAAAGGGAACAAATCTATGTAAAGGCAAAGATTGTTGAACTTGATGACAATATGGTTGAAGAGATAGGTTTACAATATGGAATTTTGGGAGGAAAGAGTTATTCAGGAGGAATATATACTTTTTCAAACAGTCTAAATTCAGGAGATGCAATAGCTATAAATACACAAGCAATTGGATTAGAAATACCAAATGTAACTTCAACAATAGCTTTAGGAGCAACACTGAACCTTTTAAACAGAACTTATGCTTTGGATATTATCTCTGAACCCTCTTTATTATGTATAAACAATAAGGAGAGCCAAATCTATGTGGGAGAGACAATCTCTTTACAAACAGGAACAACAGTTACAGATGGTGGAAATCAAACAATAACCTATGAAAGAGAGGATATTGGACTTACTTTAAAAGTAAAACCAAGAGTCTTTAAAGAGAAAAAAGTAGTTCTTAAAATTGATACTTTAGTTGAGAGTATAAAAAATAGAGTCTCAATTAATGCAAATCCAGATACTACTAAAAAGCAGATAATAACTGAAGCTATTTTAAACAATGGTGAGAGTGTTATAATTGGTGGTTTAACTGAAAAACGAAATGAAAAGAGCGTTGAAAAAGTTCCTTTACTTGGTGAAGTACCTTTGATTGGAGAGCTTTTTAAAAATAGAGCAACAACGTTAAATAGTAAAAATTTAATAATCATAATTACTCCATATATAATCCCTTCAAATAAAGATTTAACTTATGTAAGAGAAGAGTTGGCAAAACTTAAAAGTTTGGAAGATAAATTTTTAGAAGAGTCCTTAAAGAGATTAAAAGATAAACAAAAAAAAGAGAATAGAGTAGAAGATAGTTCAACTAAACAAAAATATAGTAAAGAGGTAAAAGAGTATTTTGGAATTTAA
- a CDS encoding YigZ family protein, whose protein sequence is MYFVKDEYTQTFEEKKSKFIAYLTPYEKFNELMQRLRQEHPKARHFVYAYRYLNEFDQVVENSSDDGEPKGTSGKPCLNVLAGHEIINSAVITVRYFGGVKLGTGGLVRAYSDAVNKVISSANLIKYEKLERLILTFAYSQLSKVEYLINGLNIIVSNKDFQNSVVLTLQTTKEQKESLLNELPRDIEIKI, encoded by the coding sequence ATGTATTTTGTAAAAGATGAATATACCCAAACTTTCGAAGAGAAAAAATCAAAATTTATAGCCTATTTAACCCCTTATGAGAAGTTTAACGAACTAATGCAAAGGTTAAGGCAAGAGCATCCTAAAGCTAGGCATTTTGTATATGCCTATAGATATCTAAATGAGTTTGATCAAGTGGTTGAAAACTCAAGTGATGATGGAGAGCCAAAGGGTACTAGTGGAAAACCTTGCTTAAATGTATTAGCTGGCCATGAGATAATAAATAGTGCAGTAATAACTGTGCGATATTTTGGTGGAGTTAAACTAGGAACAGGTGGATTAGTAAGAGCCTATAGTGATGCGGTTAATAAAGTAATTTCAAGCGCAAATTTAATTAAATATGAAAAACTAGAGAGACTAATTTTAACTTTTGCATACTCTCAACTATCAAAGGTTGAGTATTTGATAAATGGCTTAAATATTATTGTTTCAAATAAAGATTTTCAAAATAGTGTTGTTTTAACACTTCAAACTACAAAAGAACAAAAAGAGAGTTTATTAAATGAGCTTCCAAGAGATATAGAGATAAAAATATAA
- a CDS encoding TlyA family RNA methyltransferase: MRLDLYLTNHFDIQSRNKAHEFIKANKVKVDGKVITKPSFDIDETSKIELLEEEFYVSRAAYKLKYFLEEIKIELQNCEALDIGSSTGGFTQILLENSVKSVTCVDVGSNQLHERIKDDKRITFFENQDIRTFKTDKSFEVVTCDVSFISILNILKDINNLAKDKIIILFKPQFEVGTNVKRDKKGVVKDKEAIFKAKERFIGETKLLGWSLISSLPSKLEGKDGNEEELFYFNK, from the coding sequence ATGAGATTAGACCTTTATCTTACAAACCATTTTGATATTCAAAGCAGAAATAAAGCGCATGAATTTATAAAAGCAAATAAAGTCAAAGTTGATGGAAAAGTTATTACTAAACCCTCTTTTGATATAGATGAAACTTCAAAAATTGAGCTTCTTGAAGAGGAGTTTTATGTAAGCCGTGCAGCTTACAAATTAAAATATTTTTTAGAAGAGATAAAAATAGAACTACAAAACTGTGAGGCTTTAGATATTGGTAGTAGCACCGGAGGTTTTACCCAAATACTTTTAGAAAATAGTGTTAAAAGTGTAACTTGTGTAGACGTTGGTTCAAACCAATTACATGAAAGAATTAAAGATGATAAAAGAATAACTTTTTTTGAGAATCAAGATATTAGAACTTTTAAAACAGATAAAAGTTTTGAAGTGGTAACTTGTGATGTCTCTTTTATCTCAATTTTAAATATTTTAAAAGATATTAATAACTTGGCAAAAGATAAAATTATTATTTTGTTTAAACCCCAATTTGAAGTGGGTACAAATGTTAAAAGAGACAAAAAAGGTGTTGTAAAAGATAAAGAGGCTATATTTAAAGCCAAAGAAAGATTTATTGGGGAAACAAAACTCTTAGGATGGAGTTTAATTAGTAGTTTGCCAAGTAAACTAGAAGGAAAAGATGGGAATGAAGAAGAGCTCTTCTATTTTAATAAATAA
- a CDS encoding bifunctional riboflavin kinase/FAD synthetase — protein sequence MKKSSSILINKKNITAIALGGFDGMHIAHQELFKNLGTNGGIVSIESDYANLTPRTYRQEYSKYPIYYYILQNIKHLDGKEFIALLKEEYPNLKKIVVGFDFCFGKNRKNCINELKELFDGEVVVIDEVKIDGIAVHSRVIRDYINDGNIKMANKLLGKEYKIFGTQIKGQGLGSKNFVPTINLNVENFILPTEGVYITKTIINEEELPSVTFLGHRVSTDGSFAVETHILDKNITNRFSLVQIKFLDKLRGNRKFDSFEELKKQIEMDIKEAKEFFQSKSSIDN from the coding sequence ATGAAGAAGAGCTCTTCTATTTTAATAAATAAAAAAAATATTACTGCAATTGCATTGGGTGGTTTTGATGGAATGCATATTGCCCATCAAGAGTTATTTAAAAATCTTGGAACTAACGGGGGAATTGTATCAATTGAGTCAGATTATGCAAATTTGACGCCAAGAACATATAGACAAGAGTACTCTAAATATCCAATATACTACTATATTTTACAAAATATCAAACACCTTGATGGTAAAGAGTTTATTGCTCTTTTAAAAGAGGAGTATCCAAATCTTAAAAAGATAGTTGTTGGTTTTGATTTCTGTTTTGGTAAAAATAGAAAAAACTGCATAAATGAATTAAAAGAGTTATTTGACGGAGAAGTTGTAGTTATTGATGAAGTAAAAATTGACGGTATTGCTGTACATTCAAGGGTTATTAGAGACTATATAAATGATGGCAATATAAAAATGGCTAACAAACTTTTAGGGAAAGAGTATAAAATATTTGGAACTCAAATAAAAGGTCAAGGCTTAGGTTCTAAAAACTTTGTTCCAACTATAAATCTAAATGTAGAGAATTTTATACTCCCAACAGAGGGTGTTTATATTACAAAAACAATAATCAACGAAGAGGAGCTACCTTCTGTTACCTTTTTAGGACATAGGGTAAGTACAGATGGGAGTTTTGCTGTTGAAACTCATATTTTAGATAAAAATATAACAAATAGATTTTCACTTGTACAAATAAAATTTTTGGATAAACTAAGAGGAAACAGAAAATTTGATTCTTTTGAAGAGTTAAAAAAACAGATTGAAATGGATATAAAAGAGGCTAAAGAGTTTTTTCAATCAAAGAGTTCAATTGATAACTAA
- the cmoA gene encoding carboxy-S-adenosyl-L-methionine synthase CmoA translates to MTDKVFEKAINKQFEFDEEVASVFDDMLNRSVPFYKEMQRLTINFGLKFLNENDKVYDLGCSTASTLIELAKHSSFPLQLIGIDNSEAMLARAQKKANAFGVAIELINEDLHNISYEEAKLIISNYTLQFIRPLQREKLVKKIYNSLQKDGVFIFSEKVISQDKILGKQSIDEYYEFKKTQGYSEFEIAQKREALENVLIPYTEEENKKMILEAGFSHCETIFKWVNFATFIAIKK, encoded by the coding sequence ATGACAGATAAAGTATTTGAAAAAGCAATTAACAAACAGTTTGAATTTGATGAAGAGGTTGCATCAGTATTTGATGATATGCTAAATCGTTCAGTCCCTTTCTATAAGGAGATGCAAAGGCTTACAATAAACTTTGGATTAAAGTTCTTAAATGAAAATGACAAAGTTTACGATTTGGGATGTTCTACAGCTTCTACATTAATAGAACTTGCAAAACATTCATCTTTCCCTCTTCAATTAATTGGGATTGATAACTCTGAAGCAATGTTAGCAAGAGCTCAAAAAAAGGCAAATGCTTTTGGAGTAGCCATAGAACTTATTAATGAAGATTTACATAATATCTCTTACGAGGAAGCAAAACTTATTATTTCAAACTATACTTTACAGTTTATAAGACCTCTTCAAAGAGAAAAATTAGTAAAAAAAATCTATAATAGCCTACAAAAAGATGGAGTCTTCATCTTTAGTGAAAAAGTAATCTCACAAGATAAGATACTTGGGAAACAGTCAATTGACGAGTATTATGAGTTTAAAAAAACTCAAGGATATAGTGAGTTTGAAATAGCACAGAAAAGAGAAGCTTTAGAGAATGTTCTAATTCCTTATACAGAAGAAGAGAATAAAAAGATGATTTTAGAAGCAGGATTTTCCCACTGCGAAACTATATTCAAGTGGGTAAACTTTGCTACATTTATAGCAATTAAAAAATAA
- a CDS encoding peroxiredoxin, translating into MLEVGQTAPSFCALNQDDIEICSRDLLGKWIVLYFYPKDLTPGCTNEACDFTTAEPEFDGLDAIILGVSPDDTAKHRKFIEKYNLSITLLSDTSRKMCEDYGVWQLKKFMGRESMGVVRTTFIINPDGKIAAIWNKVNVRKTKSVKGEKIEVLHTNEVKEKLSQLQGK; encoded by the coding sequence ATGTTGGAAGTTGGACAAACAGCACCAAGCTTTTGCGCACTAAACCAAGATGACATAGAGATTTGCTCTAGGGATCTGCTTGGGAAATGGATTGTATTATATTTTTATCCAAAAGATTTAACTCCTGGTTGCACAAATGAAGCTTGTGACTTTACAACTGCTGAACCAGAGTTTGATGGTTTAGATGCAATTATTTTAGGAGTAAGTCCCGATGATACAGCAAAACACAGAAAATTTATAGAGAAATATAATCTTAGCATAACACTTCTTTCTGATACAAGCAGAAAGATGTGTGAAGATTATGGTGTTTGGCAACTTAAAAAATTTATGGGCAGAGAATCAATGGGTGTTGTAAGAACAACCTTTATTATAAATCCTGACGGCAAAATAGCTGCAATTTGGAATAAAGTAAATGTTAGAAAAACAAAAAGTGTAAAAGGTGAAAAAATTGAAGTTTTACACACAAATGAAGTTAAAGAAAAATTATCACAACTACAAGGAAAATAA
- a CDS encoding plasminogen-binding N-terminal domain-containing protein, translated as MKLLFKSTLVLFTTALLSQAFAKTTICYKKDWNSPATIEVEKLEGGECKGELSYRDMLKNGWFLKDIKIEKGKDGLNYIYTLTDKRVVEIDNATILKNEYKKLDYRPFAIKILNVTDETATINVGNLRVGQSGIVQHYYEDNKTLIVSNAYVTSSNETASTLKFFPFTDLKQNAIPTSNRKPVTGDVIIMNYMYDSSLIIAPSQDAFSATREKYKDNNFLHSDLFAAKLKSEGIPTPPKEVIQEYAISQNLGTIFFIIDSTIYVVDSKTFAILDKDTISYNYIENKRMPFYTRVEKIEKNIFTSMLDYKSWFGFLNKIFGDDTRSEDERLLENEIAAGELTVKGEVYNNYYETMLGIKK; from the coding sequence ATGAAACTACTATTTAAAAGCACATTAGTACTATTTACGACGGCATTGCTTTCACAAGCATTTGCAAAGACAACTATTTGTTATAAAAAAGATTGGAATTCTCCTGCAACAATTGAAGTTGAAAAACTTGAAGGTGGAGAGTGTAAAGGTGAATTATCATATAGAGATATGCTTAAAAATGGATGGTTTCTAAAAGATATTAAAATAGAAAAAGGTAAAGATGGATTAAACTATATCTATACTCTAACAGATAAAAGAGTTGTAGAAATTGATAATGCTACTATACTAAAAAATGAATACAAAAAGTTAGATTATAGACCTTTTGCAATCAAAATTTTAAATGTTACAGATGAAACTGCAACAATTAATGTTGGTAATTTAAGAGTTGGTCAAAGTGGTATTGTTCAACACTACTATGAAGATAACAAAACACTTATTGTTTCAAATGCTTATGTAACTTCAAGTAATGAAACTGCTTCAACATTAAAGTTTTTCCCATTTACAGATTTAAAACAAAATGCAATTCCTACCTCAAACAGAAAACCAGTAACTGGTGATGTAATCATAATGAACTATATGTACGACTCTTCATTGATTATTGCTCCTTCACAAGATGCCTTTAGTGCAACAAGAGAGAAATATAAAGATAACAACTTCTTACACTCAGACCTTTTTGCAGCTAAACTAAAATCTGAAGGTATTCCAACTCCTCCTAAAGAGGTTATTCAAGAGTACGCAATCTCTCAAAACTTGGGAACAATTTTCTTTATTATAGATAGTACAATATATGTAGTAGACTCAAAAACTTTTGCAATTTTAGATAAAGATACCATCTCTTATAACTATATTGAAAACAAAAGAATGCCATTTTATACAAGAGTTGAGAAAATTGAAAAAAATATCTTCACATCTATGCTTGATTATAAAAGCTGGTTTGGTTTCCTAAATAAAATTTTTGGTGATGATACTAGAAGTGAAGATGAAAGATTACTTGAAAATGAGATTGCAGCTGGGGAACTTACTGTAAAAGGTGAAGTTTACAACAATTACTATGAAACAATGTTAGGTATAAAAAAATGA
- a CDS encoding FAD-binding oxidoreductase: MIDEAHLGYFISVVGEDNVKSDKAHKIAYCYDATKERFEPDAVVFPRDEQDVSKIVKYCNEHKIIIVPRGAGSGFTGGALPANGGIILSLERHMNKLLEIDMQNLVGVVQPGLINMQFQKAVEEVGLFYPPDPASEEYSTLGGNVSENAGGMRAAKYGITKDYVMALRAVLPNGEIITCGKKTIKDVAGYNTAGILIASEGTLAIITEITLKLIPKPKFKQTYMGVFPGVNKAMNAVFKSLASGANPVAMEFLDTLVIKALKQKFPQVELPENAGGILVGDVDGSSQAEIDSQIETLKEAFANYGSIDFIVAKDENHAKSLWFARKNASPATAIYGTKKLNEDISVPRSKLPEALDEIYKIGEKYGFNVPCFGHAGDGNIHVNVMVKDKENPKEMEDGHKAIEEIFKLVVSMGGTLSGEHGIGLSKAPFMNIAFSEAELELFRSIKKAFDPNNILNPFKMGL; this comes from the coding sequence ATGATTGATGAAGCACATTTAGGTTACTTTATCTCTGTAGTTGGAGAAGATAATGTAAAGAGTGATAAAGCACATAAAATTGCTTATTGCTATGATGCTACAAAAGAGAGATTTGAACCAGATGCAGTTGTTTTTCCAAGGGATGAACAAGATGTATCAAAGATTGTAAAATATTGTAATGAACATAAAATCATTATAGTACCAAGGGGAGCTGGTAGCGGTTTTACTGGCGGAGCTCTTCCTGCAAATGGAGGGATTATTCTTTCCCTTGAAAGACATATGAATAAACTCTTAGAGATTGATATGCAAAACCTTGTGGGTGTAGTTCAACCAGGGCTTATTAATATGCAATTTCAAAAAGCTGTTGAAGAGGTGGGACTATTTTATCCTCCAGATCCAGCTAGTGAAGAGTACTCTACTTTGGGAGGGAATGTCTCTGAAAATGCAGGTGGAATGAGAGCTGCAAAATATGGAATTACAAAAGATTATGTAATGGCATTAAGAGCGGTTTTACCAAATGGTGAAATTATAACTTGTGGTAAAAAAACTATAAAAGATGTGGCAGGATACAATACTGCTGGTATTTTAATTGCAAGTGAAGGAACACTAGCTATTATTACTGAAATTACACTAAAACTAATCCCAAAACCAAAATTCAAACAAACTTATATGGGAGTTTTCCCTGGTGTAAATAAAGCTATGAATGCTGTTTTTAAATCTCTTGCAAGTGGTGCAAATCCTGTTGCAATGGAGTTTTTGGATACTCTTGTAATAAAAGCATTAAAACAAAAATTTCCACAAGTTGAACTACCTGAAAATGCAGGAGGAATCTTAGTTGGTGATGTGGATGGTTCTTCTCAAGCGGAGATTGATTCACAAATAGAGACTTTAAAAGAGGCTTTTGCAAACTATGGTTCTATTGATTTTATAGTTGCAAAAGATGAAAACCATGCAAAATCTCTCTGGTTTGCTAGAAAAAATGCAAGTCCAGCAACAGCAATTTATGGTACAAAAAAGCTAAATGAAGATATCTCTGTTCCAAGATCAAAACTTCCAGAAGCTTTAGATGAAATATACAAAATTGGTGAAAAATATGGTTTTAACGTTCCTTGTTTTGGACATGCTGGAGATGGGAACATACATGTAAATGTAATGGTTAAAGACAAAGAAAATCCTAAAGAGATGGAAGATGGACACAAAGCAATTGAAGAGATTTTCAAACTTGTGGTCTCAATGGGTGGAACACTTTCAGGAGAACATGGCATTGGACTTTCAAAAGCTCCATTTATGAATATTGCCTTTAGTGAAGCAGAACTTGAACTATTTAGAAGTATCAAAAAAGCTTTTGATCCAAACAATATTTTAAACCCATTTAAGATGGGGTTGTAA